A DNA window from Halorubrum sp. DM2 contains the following coding sequences:
- a CDS encoding TIGR00366 family protein: MAASSEAGVIERVGFRISEIVERWMPSPFVFAILLTYIVYGAGLLATDSGPVELLEFWYGGFWAFLGFSMQMVLILMTGFVIAYHPRVNAILQRLAEIPNSGAQAAAFVGFISMSLAWVHWGFSLIMGAIFAREMGKVAHRKGIDVHYPLLAVAGYMGLGLTWHWGISGSAPLQLTDANNIGEGTGFEFLTSTVPAAETIFHPYALTLTALSIVFASAVLYVLAPSGGRAKGITEYVDEAELFDSTTDGGRAADDAATDGGTDAAEAADPVDEPPADVDDVPAERMNNSRIIGGLVALSGVAILAVQFAGQGLGAFTLNAVNFGFLFAGLLIYQRPAYYRDRFNEAAGAAAGIVLLFPFFAGIQGIMADSGLALLLAEGLLDVSTAATYPVIAWIVGSVANLFVPSGGGEWLVVGPSVLQAAEGLGVPYGQATIAYAVGDAHTNLLNPFWALPLLAITNVKAREMFGYAIAMLIALIPFLAVALYAVPY, translated from the coding sequence ATGGCAGCGAGTAGCGAGGCCGGAGTCATCGAACGTGTCGGGTTCCGAATATCTGAGATCGTCGAACGGTGGATGCCGAGTCCGTTCGTCTTCGCCATTCTATTGACGTATATCGTCTACGGGGCCGGACTGCTGGCCACCGACTCGGGACCGGTGGAACTGTTGGAGTTCTGGTACGGCGGGTTCTGGGCGTTCCTCGGCTTCTCGATGCAGATGGTGCTCATCCTGATGACCGGGTTCGTCATCGCGTACCACCCGCGGGTGAACGCGATCCTCCAGCGGCTCGCCGAGATACCGAACTCCGGCGCGCAGGCGGCCGCGTTCGTCGGGTTCATCTCGATGTCGCTGGCGTGGGTCCACTGGGGCTTCAGCCTCATTATGGGTGCCATCTTCGCCCGCGAGATGGGGAAGGTCGCGCACCGCAAGGGGATCGACGTCCACTATCCGCTGCTCGCGGTCGCCGGGTACATGGGGCTCGGACTGACCTGGCACTGGGGCATCTCCGGGTCCGCGCCGCTCCAGTTGACCGACGCGAACAACATCGGCGAGGGGACCGGCTTCGAGTTCCTCACGTCGACGGTGCCGGCCGCCGAGACCATCTTCCACCCGTACGCGCTCACGCTCACTGCCCTCTCGATCGTCTTCGCGAGCGCCGTGCTGTACGTCCTCGCCCCCTCGGGAGGCCGCGCGAAGGGGATCACGGAGTACGTCGACGAGGCGGAGCTGTTTGATTCGACAACGGATGGGGGGCGCGCGGCGGACGACGCGGCCACCGACGGCGGAACCGACGCCGCGGAGGCCGCGGACCCGGTCGACGAACCGCCGGCCGACGTCGACGACGTCCCCGCCGAGCGGATGAACAACAGCCGGATCATCGGCGGGCTGGTCGCGCTCTCTGGCGTCGCCATCCTCGCGGTCCAGTTCGCCGGGCAGGGCCTCGGCGCGTTCACGCTGAACGCCGTCAACTTCGGCTTCCTCTTCGCCGGCCTGCTGATCTACCAGCGCCCGGCGTACTACCGCGACCGGTTCAACGAGGCGGCCGGCGCGGCGGCGGGCATCGTCCTACTCTTCCCCTTCTTCGCCGGCATCCAGGGGATCATGGCCGACTCCGGGCTGGCGCTTTTGCTCGCCGAGGGGTTACTCGACGTGTCGACGGCGGCGACGTACCCCGTGATCGCGTGGATCGTCGGCTCCGTCGCCAACCTGTTCGTCCCCTCCGGCGGCGGCGAGTGGCTCGTCGTCGGCCCGTCGGTGCTTCAGGCCGCCGAGGGACTCGGCGTCCCCTACGGGCAGGCCACCATCGCGTACGCGGTCGGCGACGCGCACACGAACCTGCTGAACCCCTTCTGGGCGCTGCCGCTGCTCGCGATCACGAACGTCAAAGCCCGCGAGATGTTCGGCTACGCCATCGCGATGCTGATCGCGTTGATCCCGTTCCTCGCGGTCGCGCTGTACGCGGTGCCGTACTGA
- a CDS encoding 2Fe-2S iron-sulfur cluster-binding protein, which translates to MTEYTVEFVGTGETIEVADTETILSACFDEGIAQEYSCRVGMCLACSAEIVDGEVTQPAARGLTDEEAEKYALTCMARPQSDLTLDRGKYPPSIENDAATPAEDGDGAAADDD; encoded by the coding sequence ATGACCGAGTACACCGTCGAGTTCGTCGGCACCGGCGAGACGATCGAGGTGGCCGACACGGAGACGATCCTCAGCGCCTGCTTCGACGAGGGGATCGCCCAGGAGTACTCCTGTCGCGTCGGTATGTGTCTCGCCTGTTCCGCGGAGATCGTCGACGGCGAGGTGACCCAGCCCGCGGCCCGCGGGCTCACCGACGAGGAGGCGGAGAAGTACGCGCTCACCTGTATGGCCCGCCCGCAGTCGGATCTTACGCTCGACCGCGGGAAGTACCCGCCGAGCATCGAGAACGACGCCGCGACCCCCGCCGAGGACGGCGACGGCGCAGCCGCGGACGACGACTGA
- a CDS encoding antitoxin VapB family protein — MAEETISLDEEAYERLKSHKREGESFSDVVKRIAGERSWTEVAGILSEEEADELESLVEDGRSRSRD, encoded by the coding sequence ATGGCGGAGGAAACAATCTCGCTCGACGAGGAGGCGTACGAGCGACTCAAGTCCCACAAGCGAGAGGGAGAGTCGTTTTCGGACGTCGTCAAGCGGATCGCGGGCGAGCGATCGTGGACGGAGGTCGCCGGGATTCTCTCCGAAGAGGAGGCGGACGAACTGGAATCTCTCGTCGAGGACGGCCGGTCGCGCTCTCGGGACTGA
- the mvaD gene encoding phosphomevalonate decarboxylase MvaD produces the protein MTGKATARAHPIQGLVKYHGMRDEELRLPYHDSISLCTAPTATTTTVEWQPDASEDVYVIGDEEVGGRAAERIDMVVDHVRDLAGVDAAVRLESENSFPSNIGFGSSSSGFAAAALALVEAAGLDRSLPEVSTIARRGSSSAARAVTGAYSRLDAGLNDEDCRSHRLDVGVSGDGFDPEEDLRIVAAHVPAYKETEEAHREAAASHMMQARTAHVQDQLVEMTDALREGEFDRIFETAEHDSLSLTATTMTGPSGWVYWQPETIAVFNAVRELRESGVPVYFSTDTGASVYVNTLADHVDEVESRIAEVGIDTDVWEVGGPARVLDESDALF, from the coding sequence ATGACCGGCAAGGCCACCGCGCGAGCCCACCCGATCCAGGGGCTCGTCAAGTACCACGGGATGCGCGACGAGGAACTGCGGCTCCCGTACCACGACAGCATCAGCCTCTGTACCGCGCCGACCGCGACGACGACCACCGTCGAGTGGCAGCCCGACGCGAGCGAGGACGTCTACGTCATCGGCGACGAGGAGGTGGGGGGCCGGGCGGCCGAGCGCATCGACATGGTCGTCGACCACGTCCGCGATCTGGCCGGCGTCGACGCCGCCGTACGGCTGGAAAGCGAGAACTCCTTCCCGTCGAACATCGGCTTCGGCTCCTCGTCGTCCGGATTCGCGGCCGCCGCGCTCGCTCTCGTCGAGGCCGCCGGTCTCGACCGCTCGCTCCCCGAGGTCTCGACTATCGCCCGCCGCGGCTCTTCCTCGGCGGCCCGCGCAGTCACCGGCGCGTACTCGCGGCTCGACGCCGGACTCAACGACGAGGACTGCCGGTCTCACCGACTCGACGTGGGCGTGAGCGGGGACGGCTTCGACCCCGAGGAGGACCTCCGGATCGTCGCCGCGCACGTCCCCGCGTACAAGGAGACGGAGGAAGCGCACCGCGAGGCGGCCGCGAGCCACATGATGCAGGCGCGGACCGCCCACGTCCAAGACCAGCTGGTCGAGATGACCGACGCGCTCCGCGAGGGAGAGTTCGATCGGATCTTCGAGACGGCCGAACACGACTCGCTGTCTTTGACCGCCACGACGATGACCGGCCCGTCGGGCTGGGTGTACTGGCAGCCGGAGACGATCGCCGTGTTCAACGCGGTCCGCGAACTCCGGGAGTCGGGCGTCCCCGTCTACTTCTCGACGGACACCGGAGCCTCGGTGTACGTCAACACGCTCGCGGACCACGTCGACGAGGTTGAGTCCCGGATCGCGGAGGTCGGCATCGACACCGACGTCTGGGAGGTCGGCGGTCCCGCGCGCGTCCTCGACGAGAGCGACGCGCTGTTCTGA
- a CDS encoding deoxyribodipyrimidine photo-lyase, producing MELFWHRRDLRVADNVGLAAATGAEAETGDDTDRGPAAPVFVFDPDVLDHASDVRVRRLLDGLAALRDDYRERGSDLLVARGDPETVLPRLADALDAERVVWNRDYSGLARERDAGVRRALDAVDVEREAHHDAILHDPDAIRTNAGDPYSVYSYYWKKWTDRAKDDPRPAPTAEGLVEADALAAAVGSEARADGGAAVERVALGDLPTSADLGFAEPDAEVGPAGTAAARERLSAFLDEAVFAYEADRDYPAKDATSRLSAFLKYGEVGVREAYAATAEAMAEAESDARPDDASEQVEEFQQQLAWREFYTQVLFHNPEVVTENYKAYEEEIAWRDDPEEIAAWKRGETGYPIVDAGMRQLREEAFMHNRVRMIVASFLTKDLLADWRHGYEHFRDRLADHDTANDNGGWQWAASTGTDAQPYFRIFNPMTQGERYDPDAEYIAEYVPELRGVDPEIVHGWHELSPTQRANAAPDYPAPIVDHSERREEALAMYKRARGEDPEE from the coding sequence ATGGAGCTGTTCTGGCACCGGCGGGACCTCAGAGTCGCCGACAACGTCGGGCTCGCGGCCGCGACCGGGGCGGAAGCCGAGACCGGCGACGACACCGATCGGGGACCGGCCGCGCCCGTCTTCGTCTTCGATCCAGACGTCCTCGACCACGCGAGCGACGTGCGGGTCCGCCGCCTGCTCGACGGACTCGCCGCGCTGCGCGACGACTACCGCGAGCGCGGGAGCGACCTGCTCGTCGCCCGCGGCGATCCCGAGACGGTCCTCCCGCGGCTCGCGGACGCCCTCGACGCCGAGCGCGTCGTCTGGAACCGCGACTACTCCGGGCTGGCCCGCGAGCGCGACGCGGGCGTGCGGCGCGCGCTCGACGCGGTCGATGTCGAGCGCGAGGCGCACCACGACGCGATCCTCCACGACCCCGACGCGATCCGGACGAACGCCGGCGACCCCTACTCGGTGTACAGCTACTACTGGAAGAAGTGGACCGACCGCGCGAAGGACGACCCGCGGCCCGCGCCGACCGCCGAGGGACTCGTCGAGGCCGACGCGCTCGCGGCCGCGGTGGGGTCCGAGGCCCGCGCGGACGGGGGCGCTGCGGTCGAGCGGGTCGCCCTCGGCGACCTCCCGACCTCCGCCGACCTCGGCTTCGCGGAGCCGGACGCCGAGGTCGGCCCGGCGGGCACGGCGGCCGCTCGCGAGCGGCTCTCGGCGTTCCTCGACGAGGCGGTGTTCGCCTACGAGGCCGACCGCGACTACCCGGCGAAGGACGCGACCTCCCGGCTCTCGGCGTTCCTGAAGTACGGCGAGGTCGGCGTCCGGGAGGCGTACGCGGCGACCGCGGAGGCGATGGCCGAAGCCGAGTCCGACGCCCGCCCCGACGACGCCTCCGAGCAGGTCGAGGAGTTTCAACAACAGCTCGCGTGGCGGGAGTTCTACACGCAGGTGCTGTTCCACAACCCCGAGGTGGTGACGGAGAACTACAAGGCGTACGAAGAGGAGATTGCGTGGCGCGACGACCCCGAGGAGATCGCCGCGTGGAAGCGCGGCGAGACGGGCTACCCGATCGTCGACGCCGGCATGCGACAGCTCCGCGAGGAGGCGTTCATGCACAACCGCGTGCGGATGATCGTGGCCTCGTTCCTCACGAAGGACCTCCTCGCGGACTGGCGACACGGGTATGAACACTTCCGAGACCGGCTGGCCGACCACGACACCGCCAACGACAACGGCGGGTGGCAGTGGGCGGCCTCGACGGGGACCGACGCGCAGCCCTACTTCCGTATCTTCAACCCGATGACGCAGGGAGAGCGCTACGACCCAGACGCGGAGTACATCGCCGAGTACGTCCCGGAGCTGCGCGGCGTCGACCCGGAGATCGTTCACGGCTGGCACGAGCTGTCGCCGACCCAGCGCGCGAACGCCGCGCCCGACTACCCGGCACCGATCGTCGACCACTCTGAGCGTCGCGAAGAGGCGTTAGCGATGTACAAGCGGGCGCGCGGCGAGGACCCGGAGGAGTAG